The genome window TCATTGCTTCCCAGTTTCCATCAAACGCACAACCGATCAACTCGCCGTCGCCATTGATTACAGGAGAACCGGAGTTACCACCAGTGATGTCGTTGTTGCTGATAAAGCCTACTGGAAGTTCGCCATTCGCATTGGCATACTGACCATAATCTTTGTTGTTGTAAAGCTCTACCAAACGATCTGGAACGATAAACTCACGATCATCGTTGTCCATTTTTTGCATGACACCTTCTAGCGTTGTGTAGAAATTGTACTCTACAGCATCGCGAGGGTCGTACGACAATACGTTTCCGTAAGTCACGCGCATAGTAGAGTTCGCATCAGGAGCGTACATCTTGTCTGGATTCATTTCGCGAATACCAGCCGTCCACAAACGGTAACCTTTTTCGAGCATTTCGTCCGCTTCTGGGTTGCCTCCGCTTTGGTAGATTTTGAATAAATCTGCACCAGCGCTTCCAAGCATATCCGACTTCAAGATTGAATCCACTGGATTGTCTAACCAATCAGCTAGACGTTCTTTACTAGTGAAGAGTGATGTGTTGTAAGCTTCTTCAGTCCATGCTGCAAAATCACCGTTGTAGTCTTCTGCAACCGTTGCGAAGAATTCGGGTTGTTGATCTGCTGGAACGTTTTTAGCGTACAATGCGAAAAGTGATGCCATCAACTTCTTGTCGGTAGGCAAGTGCATTTCAGAGTAGTGCTCATCTGCTTTTGCAAGGATACCTTCTTTAGCCGAGGCTTGATCTTCAGCTTCAAGAGTCATGTAGCGCTGAAGACCGAAGTATCCGCGGAAAGCGTAAAGAGTTGTGTTAGCTCCAAGAAGGCCAGCTTCAAGTACGTATACATTACCCACTACATTTTCGCGTTGTGCGGCGTACCCTTTCTCGAGTAGGTCAAGGGTTTGACCATACTTAGCCTTGCGACTTTCATCTGCATTCACCCAAGAGCGGAAGGCCTCTTCTTGCGCCTTCTTCTTGTCGAATACGTGGTTGTTGATCAACTGCTCAGTCTGACCAATGAAGTACTTCCAGTAGTTTGCCGTTTGAGCAAAGCTGGAAGCCAACATGATGTCCACTGCTTCGTCTGCGTCCATTGCTTCGCGCATGATGGCAAGCTTGAGGTCGCGTACTTCAACAACAGCCGGGTGGTGAAGCTCAATGGCTTCTTTCACACCGAATGAACTTAGGTAACGGTCGGTAGAACCTGGATAACCGAAGATCATTGCGTAGTCACCTTCTTTGCGCTCCTTCATGGAGATTGGAAGGTGGTGCTTAGGCTTCATTGGAACGTTGTCTGCGCTGAATTCGGCAGGATTTCCTTCTGCGTCCGTGTATACGCGGAACATAGAGAAGTCACCAGTGTGACGTGGCCACATCCAGTTGTCAGTATCGCCACCAAATTTACCTACGCTGCTAGGGGGAGCACCTACTAGACGAACGTCATTGAACTTTTGGTAGATAAAAAGGTAGAACTCGTTACCGTGGTAGAACGACTTCACTTCAGCTTCGTAGCCTTTGCCTTCAGAACCTACATTCTCTACAATTTGCTCAGAAATCTCGGCGATTTTCGCAGCTCGTTCTTCTTCAGACATAGCCTCGTTGAGCTCATTTGTGATTTGCTCTGTAACGTCGTCCATGCGAATGAGGAAACGAACGAAAAGACCTGGGTTACCCAATTCTTCATTTCTGTTCATCGCCCAGAAACCATCTCTCAAGTAGTTGGCTTCAACGGTAGAATGGCTGCGGATTGCATCGTAGCCACAGTGGTGGTTCGTAAGGATAAGTCCTTCGCTTGAAATGATTTCACCCGTACAGAATCCACCGAAAGAAACGATAGCGTCTTTAAGACTGCTGTGGTTAATGCTGTACAATTGTTCTTCAGACAAGTTGAGACCGTGCTCTTGCATGTCTTCGTACGTACGATTCAGCATCATCGGCAACCACATACCTTCACCCGCAAATGCGCTGAGGGTAATCATGAAAGTGCCGAGTGCTAAGATGTATTTCTTCATCATTGTGGGAAAATTATCTTGATTTACTCATGTTGCGCAAATATAGCTATCCTAGCCCAGCTTCTGTGGGTGTTGTAGCTATTTCTGATAGGGTTTAGGTGGGATTATGCGCGCTCCACTCCAGCTTTGGAACGTTGATGGATGGTCTTCTCAATAGAGTTCCACAACATTAACCTTGCCTCCAATGCTTCCACAGAGGCGTCTTCAGCTTCCATCCACTTTTGCTCGTCATTGCCACAGAGTTCGGTGATCATTCTCAAAGCCATCGGACCGTGTTCGTCGCCGTCTAATTCAATGTGACGATCGAGATAGTAAACGAAAGCGTCCAGTTGGTTTGGGAATTTGTTGTGAAGTTCTTTGACAATTTCCGTGAACATGTCGGGAATTAGATCTTCTCTTCCATAGGTGAATGCCGCTGCCATTTCATGGACCTTTCCGCGCTTAATAATAGCGTAATTGGCTCTTAAATAATGCAAAATGGCTTCGTCGAGTTCCGCTAAATTGTACTTCAAAATGTCCTTCACTTTGAAGCTTCGCTGCAGTGTTTGGATGAAGTGGTTAACCGGTCGTGTATTTGCACCAGCCTGACGCATCGCGTCGAGATAGAGTTCATAGTGTGAAGCCGGATTTCCCTCTGGATCTTCGTCGCTTTCTTCCGCCAGAACAATCTCATTCACTAACCTTCTGGCCAGTTTGCTTTCAGTTGGAACCCAAGCTTCATCAACGGAAGTGAGTTGTTTTTGAAGCCCTTTCAATAAACTCATGAAATCCCAAACAGCAAATATGTGACTCTCCATGAACCGACGAAGGTCGTCCATGGTGTTCAATGAGTCGTACAGGGAATGCTCGAGAATACGCTTTCTCAAGGGCTCAATGCGATGTTCTATTGCAGTGAGGTGGGAGTTTTTCATTGGGGGGTGAGGAGTTTAAAGTTTGAGGGGTTTGAGGGGTTTGAGAGGTTTAAGGAGTTTGAGGGGTTGTGGTGTTGGTAGGTGTTGATCACTCTTCCTTCATCCCTCACTCTTTCCAAAAGTCAATGCACCCTACTTTGGTTTCTTGTACACGGGAACGGTTGAACAAGCCTCGCCGTACATCAAACTCTGAACGACGGGGGTGAGTTTTTCAGTGAGTCGGATGAAAGCTTGAATAGGAACCGGACAATCGGAACAACCCTTAACGATCACGCGTTTTCCGTGGTATTGATCGATGTCAAGATCATCTAAAATTGACTCAAATAGAACCGCTTCGAGCTGTTCGAGGGAACCAAACACGGTTCGAACGGAATGACCATTTAAAGCGTTGGCTACGAGTATCCATGCCCATTGAGGAATGATGGCATCGACACTGCAGTACACAGCAACATAGCTATCGTTGTACTGAGACCAATCGTGTTCTGCGATGTAGTTGCGAAAGTCCTTCTCGCGAAGTATTTGTTGCTCGTACAACCACGGTGCGATGTCCAGTTCAAATCGATTTCCTCTAGGATAGAACTCCTGAAGGTCGATGTTCACCAAACCGCTATTCGCAATCTTATTTACTATTTCGTCTGCCATATTTATTGATACAGTCGATATCCCTTTCTGTTGCCATCGGTTTCTACCGCGGAAAGAATGGTCGTATCGGATTTAACCACCGATTGATTCACTGCACGTTGATGGAGTTTCTCGTACATCGAAAAATCAATGGGAGTTCTGCTGCTCAAAACAGCATCGAGTTGACATTTGTTTGCTGCGTCTTTCCATCCTTCACGTACGATGAAGTGGAAAACTTTGGATTTACTGCCACTGCCGTAAGATAGGGCTCCGATTTTTGAACCCGTGATATCCGTTTCCTTCTGAGCCGCTCGGTCTAGGGTGCTAATCAGCGCCATGAAGATGGAGGCTGTATACATGTTTCCAATTCGGCCACTAGCGTATTCGCCGTCTGCAATGTTGTTTGAAACATAGCTTCGGTAGTGATCCGATTTACTCCAGGCTCGAACGAATTCTACTCGATTTTCCTCCGTATAACTCAATCCTATGGCTGTTTCAATTTCGGCGATTGCGCCTCTCTCGCTCCATAGATCGAGTGCAATATCTGGCCACATACGTCTTCCTTGGAATGCGTAGGGTAAATGAAATATCAACGCATTCCAATCTTTAGTGGGATGCTCTCCTGTTAGATTCATGTACATCCCAAGAGCTTCGCGAACGCGATTTTGGTAACATGAATTCGAATAGGGGCCATCAAAGACAGGGGCTTCTCTAAATTGGTCGATATAGGCTTCTGGGGTTCCCCAAAAATCGTCGGAAGCACTTGCTACAAGTTGTTCGGCATCTGATTGAGAGATTTCCTTTCCCAATAGTTTTGCAGCTTCTTTAAGCAGATATGCTTTCGCAAAAGTTCTTCTCGGCTTAAAGAAGTCGCTCACGCTCTCAATTGCAACTCCCCAATGTGTGCTCACTTCGGCTACACGTGGATTTTCGGTAAGCCAAAGTGTCACGGCACCCGCTCCTTGGGTGTATTCACCCGCTGAGTTCGGGTCGTATTTGGCAACATCGGAAGCAATGACAAGGGCCTTTCTATT of Phaeocystidibacter marisrubri contains these proteins:
- a CDS encoding hydroxymethylglutaryl-CoA synthase family protein; its protein translation is MIQKSVGIDALQFAIPSLYLPIPELAVKRNIEPAKLVKGLGLMEMAVCDYNQDATTLAADAAWKVIEENDIQPGEIGRLYLGTESAVDAAKPTATYVLGILESRFEAKFGKRSMMHCDAVDMTFACVGGVDAFQNALDWIRLGENRKALVIASDVAKYDPNSAGEYTQGAGAVTLWLTENPRVAEVSTHWGVAIESVSDFFKPRRTFAKAYLLKEAAKLLGKEISQSDAEQLVASASDDFWGTPEAYIDQFREAPVFDGPYSNSCYQNRVREALGMYMNLTGEHPTKDWNALIFHLPYAFQGRRMWPDIALDLWSERGAIAEIETAIGLSYTEENRVEFVRAWSKSDHYRSYVSNNIADGEYASGRIGNMYTASIFMALISTLDRAAQKETDITGSKIGALSYGSGSKSKVFHFIVREGWKDAANKCQLDAVLSSRTPIDFSMYEKLHQRAVNQSVVKSDTTILSAVETDGNRKGYRLYQ
- a CDS encoding DUF3050 domain-containing protein, which translates into the protein MDDLRRFMESHIFAVWDFMSLLKGLQKQLTSVDEAWVPTESKLARRLVNEIVLAEESDEDPEGNPASHYELYLDAMRQAGANTRPVNHFIQTLQRSFKVKDILKYNLAELDEAILHYLRANYAIIKRGKVHEMAAAFTYGREDLIPDMFTEIVKELHNKFPNQLDAFVYYLDRHIELDGDEHGPMALRMITELCGNDEQKWMEAEDASVEALEARLMLWNSIEKTIHQRSKAGVERA
- a CDS encoding DUF2480 family protein; protein product: MADEIVNKIANSGLVNIDLQEFYPRGNRFELDIAPWLYEQQILREKDFRNYIAEHDWSQYNDSYVAVYCSVDAIIPQWAWILVANALNGHSVRTVFGSLEQLEAVLFESILDDLDIDQYHGKRVIVKGCSDCPVPIQAFIRLTEKLTPVVQSLMYGEACSTVPVYKKPK
- a CDS encoding S46 family peptidase translates to MMKKYILALGTFMITLSAFAGEGMWLPMMLNRTYEDMQEHGLNLSEEQLYSINHSSLKDAIVSFGGFCTGEIISSEGLILTNHHCGYDAIRSHSTVEANYLRDGFWAMNRNEELGNPGLFVRFLIRMDDVTEQITNELNEAMSEEERAAKIAEISEQIVENVGSEGKGYEAEVKSFYHGNEFYLFIYQKFNDVRLVGAPPSSVGKFGGDTDNWMWPRHTGDFSMFRVYTDAEGNPAEFSADNVPMKPKHHLPISMKERKEGDYAMIFGYPGSTDRYLSSFGVKEAIELHHPAVVEVRDLKLAIMREAMDADEAVDIMLASSFAQTANYWKYFIGQTEQLINNHVFDKKKAQEEAFRSWVNADESRKAKYGQTLDLLEKGYAAQRENVVGNVYVLEAGLLGANTTLYAFRGYFGLQRYMTLEAEDQASAKEGILAKADEHYSEMHLPTDKKLMASLFALYAKNVPADQQPEFFATVAEDYNGDFAAWTEEAYNTSLFTSKERLADWLDNPVDSILKSDMLGSAGADLFKIYQSGGNPEADEMLEKGYRLWTAGIREMNPDKMYAPDANSTMRVTYGNVLSYDPRDAVEYNFYTTLEGVMQKMDNDDREFIVPDRLVELYNNKDYGQYANANGELPVGFISNNDITGGNSGSPVINGDGELIGCAFDGNWEAMSGDIFFEKDLQRTISVDIRYVLFIVDKYAGAGHLVEEMDLVYPRKKFLGIF